TAAGGGACTTTTTACAAAAAACATCCGCGGTAATTTCAAGGAAAAACTGCTTCGATATTATCGCCGCCGGCTGCCCGATATCAATATTTCCGTTGAAACAGTTGTCAGGGGAGGTTTCAGGCGTATTGATACGGAAAAAGACCTGGTCCAGTATGCGGTCGGGGCCCTGTTGTACGATATAGGCAAGATTCCCTTCATCGCCTATCATGACGGCAATGACGCCTATGACCCTGAAATTGTGAGGCTTCATGTTCTGACCGGATACAACATGTTACTGAAAACGAAGAGTCACTCCTTCCCGGTTACCGCCATGGCCGCCTTCCATCATGAGTACTATGGCGGGAAAAGGAGTTATAATTTTTCCGCTCCCGTCATGGGAAAGCTCACGGGAAAAAAATATGATTTCCAAAACGCCGATTATTTCATGACCTATGATGAGAATGAATTTAAAAACGGCCGCGTCCTGTCCTTTTTTCCCTGCAAGGTGATCGAAATAATCGATGTATTTCTTGCCCTCACGGGAAGAAAAAAGATGTCAAATATAGAGGCCTTCAAAATGATGAAGACCGAATTTGTGACCAAGAACACACAGCTCGACCCGCTGCTCCTGGAGATATTTATCGATTTTGCCGTCAGCTGCGGCATGTTCGGCTCCGCGGAGCGTGGAGAAATTGACGCTATAAAATTTTAACCGGGATACTGCCATCGGTAAAAAGACATCCGGATTAACGAGCGGTAAAACCATTCCCATACCGGCAAATATACCACGTTCCCTTTGGGCTCCGGAACAATTTAAAATGCGGTGATAAAAAAAGAATAAAGCCGATGGCCGGGCTTTATGCCGAGAACTGACGGAGTGCCGCCTTTATCACCGTCTCCAGGGTCGCTTCGGGATTACCCTCCCTGACGCCGTCTATCACCTTCGCTGCCCGGGCCTCGTCGAATCCCAGTGATACCAGGGCCTCCAGAGCGTCATTGCGGATGCCCGTCGCGGTACCCGATGCGGCCGGGATGGACTCTATTTTTTTCAGCTTTCTCTTCAGTTCGAATATAAGCTTTTCCGCCTTCGCTTTCCCGATCCCCGGTATTTTAACAAGCCGGCTGCTATCGTCGTTCTGAACAGACCTGACCAGATCTTCGATGCTGATTCCCGAAAGGAGCGACAGGGCCATGGAGGGGCCTATACCGCTTATGTTGAGCAGAACGGTAAAAAGCTCCTTTTCCCGCTGTGTGGAAAAACCGAACAGTTTCATCTGGTCCTCGCGGTGCAGCGTGTAGATGAAGAGCGTGATATCCTCTTTCCCCTGAATTGTCTCATAGGTGGAAAGGGGAATATGTACCTGGTATCCCACACCTCCCACGTCGAGGATGCACTCCATTGGTTTCAGCTCATCGATTTTTCCGGTCAGTTTTGCTATCATGGTAGTCCTTCAGAGGATATTCATTATTTTCTGTTCTATGCAAAAGCGTTCGGCGATATTCAGGGCCGAAGAATCTATCATGATTATCTCCTTCTGCAGGGAAAAAATATCCGATGCCCTGGAAAGGGAGAGTTCGTTATCGCCGTCTTTCATTTCCGAGCTCAGGCGGACCATGGTATCAAGGCCCTTCTTGCTGATTATGTTCAGGGTATCGTCGCTCATATTCAGTGAATTTTTCACCATGCCGATATCACCCCGTGATATCTCCTGATATCTGAGCCACTTCCCCAGGATATTCAGGTAATAGCTTACTCCCCGGGGCCCAATGGTCAGGACATGCCTTCCCAGGATCTGGGTGAGAAACATCAGCACGAGAAGTATCATCATGAAGACAATCAGTCCGTAGAGAAAATATTTAAGCGTATCTATGTCCTGAATTGGAATTATCAGAAAATGTATGATGTGGAAGAATCCGTACAGGATCGAGGCCATGAGGATGTAATGATAAAACCTGTACCGGCTTTTCCAGGAAAAGGTCGTTGCGGCCCCGTCAACGGTTACTTTGATGTCCAGGCCTTCAATCCCGCAGCTTTCTATCGTCGTCGTGCTTTTTTTCATACCGGCCCGAATACGGCTGTAAGGCTCATGATCCAGAAGAAGATCCACACCCATGAGGCTCTGGAGATCCCGGGCAAAGTTCATGGCCCCGTTCCTGTCATTGAAAAGGGCCAGCAGCACTGAAGCCCCCAGTTCGTTCATGAGATGGACCTCGAAGCCGGTGCTACCGGAGCCCATCTTTTTCTGTACGGTTATCCATGAATAATAGTCAAGGGGTATCCGGAGCGGTGTAATGGCTTTCAGTGATGAATCGAGAATGCCGATGAATCCCTTTTCCCCGTCGATGCTCATTTTATAATACCGTGAATTGAGAAGGGCGAAGAGCCCTGCGGCAGTGAAGAGTATCCCGAAGCTGAAAAGAATATGATCAACAGGATGGATTTTTCCCATGATGGTCAGGCCGCCCAGAAACATGAGACCGCCGATAATGGTAAATACGACCAGGGAGATGCGCGAGGATTTTATTTTGAGGCTGTTCCCCGAGAGTTCGATAGTTCCTTTCATCGTACACTACCTCTACCTGTTTATTTGCTGAAAAAATACGACACTGTCGTTAATTAATTTTTTAATTACACAGCTGCCCGTCATGAATTAATGGAAACACTGTAATCAGTACAACACATCGGATGGGGTTTCTGTCAATTCTTTTACCGGTCCGGCGGTTTCTCGCAGCAAGCGGCAGGCGACGTCCATGTAGGGTGGGCGACTCTTCTTTTTTTTTGGCCGTATCGTTTTTACATTGCATTTCCTGATCAACGTTGATATTGTGGTTGCATTCTTCGATTACTTTTGCCGTATAATCTATCAGATCATTCAGTAGGAATGATATTTTTTTAATCATTATGTCCCAAGGGATTTTTTTTACTTGATCCTGAAGGGCTCCCTTTTTATCGTTTCGATTCCATTCGCTTTAAAAGCAGTGTGATAACACTTCAGGTTTATTAAAACATTTTTCCCGGATTACGTATGGTGTAATCTTTTGGGAAATTCCTTTAAAAAATATTTTTAATCCCTCCGGGGGGGATATCACAATCCTGTGTGTAGTGTGCTGTATCGGGCAGATACGGTCGTGTGAAAAGAGAAGAATCAATTAGTGTGGTGAGTGATAATGGACGAGCGTGATACATTCGCAGAGAGAATTGACAAGGTCAAAGAATTACAGGATAAGCTGATACAGATGCGGAAAATAAAGGAATCCCTTCTTCAGAACAATACAAAAAAGTCAGATGAGACTATTCAATTTTTATTGAAGCGATTGTGATCATCTTACTATTATCTAACCGGCAGACTTTGCGCTTTTTCCTGCCGTAACACTTTCACCTGGAAATATCCGCCTATACCGGAACCGGCTGATTGCCTGTTTCCTGTACTGCAGGGGCGTTGCACCACAATGTGATTAATTACCTGCCTAAAGCACCCCGGACCCATAAAAAATCCCGTTTTTTTCTTTACTTTATTAATGTGCGTGGATACTATCCCTTACCTGGAGTATCCAGAAGATGGTGACGGGACAATAGTATGAAATTAAATAATGAAGCAAAAGTGGGCCTCATGATAACGGTGAGCTTTACCATCTTTATCATATTCGTGGCTCTTCTGGCAAAGATCAATGTATCGCAGTCCGGCTATCACCTGCGCCTCTATTTCGGGTTCCTGAACGGTCTCAGCATCAATTCCCCGGTTAAAATCGCCGGGGGTATAAAAATCGGTTTTGTGGAAGATATCAATCAGTCCGGCGAGAAAACCGAGGTGACCATTTGGGTTGACCGGAAATATAATCTTCTCAAGACCGCCAAGTTCGCCATTTTCACCACAGGCCTCATCGGTGAAAAATACATTAACGTTTTTATCCCGCCCTCGGTCAATGTGGATGATTTTTACCAGGATGGCGACAAAATATACGCCATTGATCCTGCAAGCTTTGACCAGATGATGCTCACCTTCCAGAGCTTTCTCCAGGATGAAAGCGGCAGCGAGATGCTGGCTGAGATTTTTCAGAATTCGAAAAAATTCGTGGAAAACCTCAACAATATCACCGAGGAGAACCGCTCTGATATCCGCAAATCGGTCCTTGGTGCCAAGGGCACGATCATTCTCCTTTCGGCAAAGACCCAGATACTCATGGATCAACTCAACAAGCTGGCCACAAACATGGCATATCTTTCCGAAAAAAACAAGGAGGAAATCTCCATCAGCCTGCGCAATCTTTCGGAAACAACCAGTAACCTGAATAAGATCATCTTCCGCCTCGAGAAGGGACGCGGGACTCTCGGCAAGCTCCTGGTCGAGGAGGAAGTGTATGAAAACCTCAAGGATGCATCTATCTCGGCCAAGGACCTCTTCAGGAGTCTTAAGGACGATCCGTCGAAATTATTCTTCAAGCAAAAACAGAAGTAATGGCTAAAAAAAAGGAGTATTATGTCTGTACGGCCTGCGGGGCCGACTCGGTTAAATGGCATGGAAGATGTCCTTCCTGCCAGGAATGGAATACCATGGTCGAAGTGGAAGCTTCCCGGCCTTCACATAAACATACAAAACCCGCGGCTGTCCCCCTGTCTTCCGTATCTATAGAAGGCGTGCAGCGTATTCAAACTGGTATCGGGGAGTTCAACCTGGTCTGCGGAGGCGGCATCGTGCCCGGTTCCGTGATCCTCATGGGCGGCGAACCCGGCATCGGCAAATCCACCATGGCCCTCCAGGTGGCCCATTACCTCGATACCGTCTATGTCTCGGGCGAGGAATCGCCGGCGCAGCTGCGTCAGAGGGCGGAGCGTCTGGGTATTGATCTGGACAGGATAAAAATTTCCACGAATACGGCAGTGGAG
The Spirochaetae bacterium HGW-Spirochaetae-1 DNA segment above includes these coding regions:
- a CDS encoding Holliday junction branch migration protein RuvA, producing MIAKLTGKIDELKPMECILDVGGVGYQVHIPLSTYETIQGKEDITLFIYTLHREDQMKLFGFSTQREKELFTVLLNISGIGPSMALSLLSGISIEDLVRSVQNDDSSRLVKIPGIGKAKAEKLIFELKRKLKKIESIPAASGTATGIRNDALEALVSLGFDEARAAKVIDGVREGNPEATLETVIKAALRQFSA